In Candidatus Methylomirabilota bacterium, one DNA window encodes the following:
- a CDS encoding cobalamin B12-binding domain-containing protein, protein MKILIAKPGLDGHDRGAKVVAQALRDAGFEVLYTGLKRTPEEIIEEAIQEDVDVIGLSILSGAHLTLSRRVIEGLRRQHADEIAVVVGGTIPPQDVPALLAAGVRRVFPMGTSLPDVVAAFREDRL, encoded by the coding sequence ATGAAAATCCTCATCGCCAAGCCCGGCCTCGACGGCCACGACCGCGGCGCCAAGGTCGTCGCCCAGGCCCTGCGCGACGCCGGCTTCGAAGTGCTCTATACCGGTCTCAAGCGCACCCCCGAGGAGATCATCGAGGAGGCGATCCAGGAAGACGTGGACGTGATCGGCCTCAGCATCCTGTCGGGCGCTCACCTGACGCTGAGCCGCCGGGTCATCGAGGGCCTGCGGCGCCAGCACGCCGACGAGATCGCGGTCGTGGTGGGGGGGACGATCCCGCCGCAGGACGTGCCGGCGCTGCTGGCCGCCGGGGTCCGCCGGGTGTTCCCCATGGGCACGTCCCTGCCCGACGTGGTGGCGGCGTTCCGCGAGGATCGCCTGTGA
- a CDS encoding thioredoxin family protein: MVTAERFAAGMTFAQYVAYTGSPENLEREGSHGARRDWSGFLGKAYEAARLSEAQAQAWKWLAAQPGGPARVLVISEEWSSDCRRDVPMVARVADVAGLELRIVPRDGQRCSRAAAPDPAESPNADLMSQFLNLKRGQTWQSIPVVAFFTRQMELLYHYIEYPAVYHKDRIRASMRARRPGESEEQAQARGDREFMELQASPFFRVWACAGVDEMVSMLYERIQVGALA; encoded by the coding sequence ATGGTGACGGCGGAGCGTTTCGCAGCCGGGATGACCTTCGCTCAGTACGTGGCGTACACGGGGAGCCCGGAAAACCTCGAGCGGGAGGGGTCCCACGGCGCCCGCAGGGACTGGAGCGGTTTTCTCGGCAAGGCGTACGAGGCGGCCCGTCTGTCCGAGGCCCAGGCGCAGGCGTGGAAGTGGCTGGCGGCCCAACCGGGCGGGCCGGCCAGGGTGCTGGTCATCTCGGAGGAGTGGTCGTCCGACTGTCGCCGCGACGTGCCGATGGTGGCCCGGGTCGCCGACGTCGCGGGCCTGGAGCTGCGCATCGTCCCCCGCGATGGACAGCGCTGCAGCCGGGCCGCCGCCCCGGACCCGGCCGAATCGCCCAACGCCGACCTCATGAGCCAGTTCCTCAACCTCAAGCGAGGGCAGACGTGGCAATCGATCCCGGTCGTGGCATTCTTCACCCGGCAGATGGAGCTGCTGTACCACTACATCGAGTATCCGGCCGTCTATCACAAGGACCGCATCCGAGCCAGCATGCGAGCCCGCCGGCCCGGTGAGAGCGAAGAGCAGGCCCAGGCCCGCGGGGACCGCGAGTTCATGGAGCTGCAGGCCTCGCCGTTCTTCCGCGTGTGGGCGTGCGCCGGGGTCGATGAGATGGTGAGCATGCTGTACGAGCGGATCCAGGTGGGCGCCCTGGCATGA
- a CDS encoding CoA transferase, which yields MRLLNGVRVLDLSRMLAGPYGSMLLADMGAEVIKIEDPEGGDPMRAMGPPFLPDGESAYFLAINRNKKSVALGLAEPAGRQVFLDLVRTADVVWENFRPGVMARLGCEYASLAAINPRLVVCSVSAYGQHGPYRDWPAFDLALQAMGGAMSLTGEPGGRPVRMGLPMGDLAGAMMAAFAVVAALFRRQVTGHGAHLDLSLLDCQVSLLTYLAQYFWTDGCVPGPQGSAHLSVAPYQALATRDGHIIVAVFAEKFWRGFCLAAGHPEWERDPRFATNRDRVANRQALTPLIETVFAARTSVEWLSRLTAEGVPAAPIQAVDRVLVDPQLRLRQMVVEMQHPRHGTIPTLGTPIKVDGQLGLEVAPPPALGEHTEAVLGELLNYSGDRIAGLRQAGAIK from the coding sequence ATGCGGCTGTTGAACGGCGTTCGCGTCCTGGACCTGTCGCGCATGCTGGCCGGCCCGTACGGCTCCATGCTGCTGGCCGACATGGGAGCCGAGGTCATCAAGATCGAGGACCCGGAGGGGGGCGATCCGATGCGCGCCATGGGTCCGCCGTTCTTGCCCGATGGCGAGAGCGCGTACTTCCTGGCCATCAACCGCAACAAGAAGTCCGTGGCCCTGGGCCTGGCGGAGCCGGCGGGGCGCCAGGTGTTCCTGGACCTCGTACGCACCGCCGACGTGGTGTGGGAGAACTTCCGGCCCGGCGTCATGGCCAGGCTCGGCTGCGAGTACGCGTCGCTCGCGGCAATCAACCCGCGCCTGGTCGTATGCTCGGTCTCGGCCTACGGACAGCACGGCCCCTACCGTGACTGGCCGGCGTTCGACCTGGCGTTGCAGGCCATGGGTGGAGCCATGAGTCTCACCGGCGAACCCGGTGGACGCCCCGTGCGCATGGGGCTGCCGATGGGTGACCTGGCCGGGGCCATGATGGCCGCCTTCGCCGTGGTCGCGGCTCTGTTCCGCCGGCAGGTGACCGGCCACGGCGCCCATCTCGATCTGTCCCTGCTCGACTGCCAGGTCTCCCTGCTGACCTACCTGGCTCAGTACTTCTGGACCGACGGTTGCGTGCCCGGCCCTCAGGGCTCGGCCCACCTCTCGGTCGCGCCCTACCAGGCGCTGGCCACGCGCGACGGGCACATCATCGTCGCCGTGTTCGCGGAGAAGTTCTGGCGCGGCTTCTGTCTGGCCGCCGGGCATCCGGAGTGGGAACGGGATCCACGCTTCGCGACGAACCGCGACCGGGTCGCCAACCGCCAGGCGCTCACGCCGCTCATCGAGACGGTCTTCGCGGCCCGGACGAGCGTCGAGTGGCTGTCGCGGCTGACCGCCGAGGGCGTGCCGGCGGCTCCCATTCAGGCCGTCGACCGCGTGCTCGTCGATCCGCAGCTGCGTCTACGCCAGATGGTGGTCGAGATGCAGCACCCTCGTCACGGCACGATCCCGACGCTGGGCACCCCGATCAAGGTCGACGGCCAGCTCGGTCTCGAAGTGGCTCCGCCTCCGGCGCTGGGCGAGCACACCGAGGCCGTGCTCGGCGAGCTGCTCAACTACTCCGGCGATCGGATCGCCGGGCTGCGCCAGGCGGGAGCCATCAAGTGA
- a CDS encoding 3-ketoacyl-CoA thiolase: protein MSASRGVALVGAGVCKFGVRRASFRELIWEAGKACFDAVPGLRPRDLEGLVVGSVLPERTAFQSHIASLAAEALGIRPSALSARTEHMCASGTVGIRYAYAFIAAGLADLVMVLGVEKLNQPSGEEAILNMGTGVDREWEAAFGLTAPPCFALAAQRHMMRYGTTEEQLALVGVKNHTHAARNPNAHFQKGATLDQVLCSRMISSPLRLFMCSPITDGAAAVVLASAERARDLTDRPVWIRGTGQALDGFQLSSLPDDLARWPALERAAQAAYRMAGVGPRDVDVAEVHDCFAIAELIAYEELGFCDQGEAGPFIAARRSDDGGDVVVNPRGGLIGCGHPLGATGVAQAAEIFLQLRGQAGPRQVPDAAIGLTHNNSGMGEHVVMIYGREPA, encoded by the coding sequence GTGAGCGCCTCGCGAGGGGTCGCGCTCGTCGGCGCGGGGGTATGCAAGTTCGGCGTCCGCCGGGCGAGCTTCCGGGAGCTCATCTGGGAAGCCGGCAAGGCCTGCTTCGACGCCGTCCCCGGACTGCGTCCGCGCGACCTCGAGGGGCTGGTGGTGGGCTCGGTGCTGCCGGAACGGACGGCGTTCCAGAGTCACATCGCCTCGCTGGCCGCCGAGGCGCTGGGGATCCGGCCCAGCGCGCTGAGCGCGCGCACCGAGCACATGTGCGCTTCCGGCACCGTGGGCATCCGCTACGCCTACGCCTTCATCGCCGCCGGCCTCGCCGATCTCGTCATGGTCCTGGGCGTCGAGAAGCTGAATCAGCCCTCGGGCGAGGAGGCCATCCTCAACATGGGCACGGGGGTCGACCGGGAGTGGGAAGCCGCCTTCGGTCTCACCGCGCCGCCGTGCTTCGCGCTGGCCGCCCAGCGCCACATGATGCGCTACGGCACGACCGAGGAGCAGCTGGCGCTGGTCGGGGTCAAGAACCATACCCATGCCGCCCGCAACCCCAACGCCCATTTCCAGAAGGGCGCCACGCTCGACCAGGTGTTGTGCTCCCGCATGATCTCGAGCCCGCTGCGTCTGTTCATGTGCTCACCGATCACCGACGGCGCCGCCGCGGTGGTCCTGGCCAGCGCCGAGCGGGCGCGGGATCTCACGGACCGTCCCGTGTGGATCCGGGGCACCGGGCAGGCCCTCGACGGCTTCCAGCTCAGCTCGCTGCCCGACGATCTGGCGCGCTGGCCCGCCCTCGAGCGGGCCGCGCAGGCCGCCTATCGTATGGCCGGGGTGGGCCCCCGGGACGTGGACGTGGCCGAGGTGCACGACTGCTTCGCCATCGCCGAGCTCATCGCCTACGAAGAGCTCGGCTTCTGCGACCAGGGCGAGGCCGGGCCGTTCATCGCGGCCAGGCGAAGCGACGACGGCGGCGATGTCGTGGTCAACCCGCGCGGCGGCCTGATCGGCTGCGGGCATCCCTTGGGGGCCACCGGCGTCGCCCAGGCCGCCGAGATCTTCCTGCAGCTGCGCGGCCAGGCCGGCCCGCGTCAGGTGCCGGACGCCGCCATCGGGCTCACCCACAACAACAGCGGCATGGGCGAGCACGTCGTGATGATCTACGGCAGGGAGCCGGCGTGA
- a CDS encoding metallophosphoesterase family protein: protein MTPVATLAVIADTHGLLRPEAVAALRGADAIVHAGDIGSPDIVPALAEIAPVTAVRGNNDRGVWAESLPDDAIVEIAGVRVYVRHDVKTLDLDPRARGFAAVLAGHSHQPRAEERDGVLFFNPGSAGPRRFRLPVTVGRLTISDRRIRPAIIPLLGPGPGVAKPGCPHPVQ, encoded by the coding sequence ATGACGCCCGTCGCCACGCTCGCGGTGATCGCCGACACCCACGGGCTGCTGCGGCCGGAGGCGGTCGCCGCGCTCCGGGGCGCCGACGCCATCGTGCACGCCGGCGACATCGGCTCACCGGACATCGTGCCCGCGCTGGCGGAGATCGCGCCGGTCACCGCCGTCCGGGGCAACAACGACCGGGGGGTGTGGGCCGAGTCGCTGCCCGACGATGCCATCGTCGAGATCGCCGGCGTGCGCGTCTACGTCCGGCACGACGTGAAGACGCTCGACCTGGATCCGCGGGCCCGGGGCTTCGCCGCCGTGCTGGCCGGGCACAGCCACCAGCCCCGCGCCGAGGAGCGCGACGGCGTGCTGTTCTTCAACCCGGGCAGCGCCGGCCCGCGACGCTTCCGCCTGCCCGTCACCGTCGGCCGCCTGACCATCTCCGACCGCCGCATCCGCCCCGCGATCATCCCCCTGCTGGGGCCGGGCCCGGGCGTGGCCAAGCCCGGATGCCCGCACCCTGTTCAATGA
- a CDS encoding methylmalonyl-CoA mutase family protein: MRDVTLHAGIPVNPVYGPEDLAGRDVARDVGRPGEYPYTRGIHPHMYRERLWTMRQYVGFGTPAETNARFKYLMAHGQDALNVAFDLPTQLGLDSDHPRAEGEVGRVGMAVDSLADMEEAFAGIPLDRVSVSLTINGMAAPITAMYFAVADQQGAAADRVVTTPQNDILKEFIARGTWIYPVESSLRLVGDLVEFSIRRYPRSNPLSVCGYHIREAGCTTAQEMAYGLAMAAAYIELMQSRGIAADEFAPRLSFNFTCWGKIFEEVAKFRAGRRLYARMLRERFGARNPRSWMFRTLIGGGGSAFTAEEPENNIVRGAYIALAAALSGAQTMALPTYDEAYTIPSAQAQLLALRTMQICAEETGVTDTADPLGGAYFVETLTNQMEERILDELAMVERLGGIVEAVKTGAIQAEVARQAYRFEQQLAAGEVRKVGVNCHAGDRLTADDRVVEPYTVDARVAGAQVARLQRLRRERDGAAVDAALRRLTDGARSTVNLMEPIMEAVRAYATVGEIADALRRVFGEHKEAVRW; the protein is encoded by the coding sequence ATGCGAGACGTCACGCTGCACGCCGGGATCCCGGTCAATCCGGTGTACGGGCCCGAGGACCTCGCCGGTCGCGACGTCGCCCGGGACGTCGGGCGTCCCGGCGAGTATCCCTACACCCGCGGGATTCACCCGCACATGTATCGCGAGCGGCTGTGGACGATGCGCCAGTACGTCGGCTTCGGCACGCCCGCGGAGACGAATGCGCGGTTCAAGTACCTCATGGCCCACGGCCAGGACGCTCTCAACGTCGCCTTCGACCTGCCCACGCAGCTCGGTCTGGATTCCGACCACCCGCGGGCCGAGGGGGAAGTGGGGCGGGTGGGCATGGCCGTCGACTCCCTGGCCGACATGGAAGAGGCGTTCGCCGGCATCCCGCTCGACCGGGTCAGTGTCTCGCTCACCATCAACGGTATGGCCGCGCCCATCACGGCCATGTACTTCGCGGTGGCCGACCAGCAGGGTGCCGCGGCCGACCGTGTGGTGACGACGCCGCAGAACGACATCCTCAAGGAGTTCATCGCTCGGGGCACCTGGATCTACCCGGTGGAGTCCTCGCTGCGCCTGGTCGGCGACCTCGTGGAGTTTTCCATCCGCCGCTATCCGCGCTCGAATCCCCTCTCGGTGTGTGGCTACCACATCCGCGAAGCCGGCTGCACCACCGCCCAGGAGATGGCCTACGGGCTGGCCATGGCGGCCGCCTACATCGAGCTGATGCAGAGCCGTGGCATCGCCGCCGACGAGTTCGCGCCGCGCCTGTCGTTCAACTTCACGTGCTGGGGGAAGATCTTCGAGGAGGTCGCCAAGTTTCGGGCCGGCCGCCGGCTCTACGCCCGGATGCTGCGAGAGCGCTTCGGCGCCCGCAATCCCCGCTCGTGGATGTTCCGCACCCTCATCGGCGGCGGCGGCTCGGCCTTCACGGCCGAGGAGCCGGAAAACAACATCGTGCGGGGCGCCTACATCGCGCTGGCCGCGGCGCTCAGCGGCGCCCAGACGATGGCCCTGCCTACCTACGACGAGGCCTACACGATCCCCTCGGCCCAGGCCCAGCTCCTCGCGCTCAGGACCATGCAGATCTGCGCCGAGGAGACGGGCGTCACCGATACCGCGGATCCGCTCGGCGGCGCCTATTTCGTGGAGACGCTCACCAACCAGATGGAAGAGCGCATCCTGGACGAGCTGGCCATGGTCGAGCGGCTGGGCGGCATCGTGGAGGCGGTGAAGACGGGGGCCATCCAGGCCGAGGTGGCCAGACAAGCGTACCGGTTCGAGCAGCAGCTGGCCGCGGGCGAGGTCCGGAAGGTCGGCGTCAACTGTCACGCGGGCGACCGGCTGACCGCCGACGACCGGGTGGTGGAGCCGTACACGGTCGATGCCCGCGTCGCCGGCGCGCAGGTGGCCCGGCTCCAGCGTTTGCGCCGGGAGCGGGACGGCGCGGCGGTCGACGCCGCGCTGCGGCGCCTCACCGACGGGGCGCGGAGCACCGTCAATCTCATGGAACCGATCATGGAAGCCGTGCGCGCGTACGCGACGGTCGGCGAGATAGCCGACGCCCTGCGGCGCGTCTTCGGCGAGCACAAGGAGGCGGTGAGATGGTGA
- a CDS encoding OB-fold domain-containing protein has translation MTYWRAVDPFPLQSADHTKLAEFYARLGQGRLSTTRCAGCGRLAWPPRAFCGDCCADRFEWVDLSGEGAIQAFTVQETGLPAGFPGPRVFAIVAVDGLRIFTVILNGEAGRVAVGQRVRLRPLRVADGPTGEPRWLPAFAPA, from the coding sequence GTGACGTACTGGCGGGCCGTCGACCCGTTTCCGCTGCAATCGGCCGACCACACGAAGCTGGCCGAGTTCTATGCTCGGCTCGGCCAGGGTCGGCTCAGCACCACCCGCTGCGCCGGATGCGGCCGCCTGGCCTGGCCGCCGCGCGCCTTCTGCGGGGACTGCTGCGCCGACCGCTTCGAGTGGGTCGACCTCAGCGGGGAAGGCGCGATCCAGGCCTTCACGGTGCAGGAGACGGGGTTGCCCGCCGGCTTCCCGGGACCCCGGGTGTTCGCCATCGTCGCGGTGGACGGCCTGCGCATCTTCACCGTCATTCTGAACGGCGAGGCCGGCCGCGTGGCTGTCGGCCAGCGCGTGCGGCTCCGGCCGCTGCGTGTGGCCGACGGGCCCACCGGCGAGCCCCGCTGGCTGCCCGCCTTCGCCCCGGCATGA
- a CDS encoding NAD/NADP octopine/nopaline dehydrogenase family protein — translation MPVTILGGGSGAYAVAADLALAGHDVRLWRRAARELAAIRQAGGLTLAAPDRSGKAPLSVVEDLGEAVAGADVIIVAVPAAAHEDVARRLAAHLDDRHVVVVAPGTLGAFVMAREITRAGGRLPRAFVETGTFPYQARQTGPAAVHVAQRVASLQLGAFPAARSTALAAASELFPSARPSVDILDAALTDGGPVLHPALVLLNLGGIDQGRDIDMTASARRLVDAVDAERGAARAGWGYSPAAYALAASDGAVGLDGPVSLTHRYVTEDAALGLTLLESAARTVQADSGACSGLLLVFSALLGRPLSGRGRALEHLGLGDLALREIREVLHAGWTSSLWRRVVR, via the coding sequence ATGCCGGTCACCATCCTGGGAGGCGGCAGTGGCGCGTATGCGGTGGCGGCCGACCTGGCCCTGGCCGGCCACGACGTGCGCCTCTGGCGCCGCGCGGCGAGGGAGCTCGCGGCCATCCGTCAGGCCGGGGGCCTGACGCTGGCCGCCCCGGACCGCTCCGGCAAGGCGCCGCTCTCCGTCGTCGAGGACCTCGGTGAAGCCGTGGCGGGCGCCGACGTCATCATCGTCGCCGTGCCGGCCGCCGCGCACGAGGACGTGGCCCGACGGCTAGCTGCGCACCTCGACGACCGACACGTCGTCGTGGTCGCCCCCGGCACCCTGGGGGCCTTCGTCATGGCCCGGGAGATCACCCGCGCCGGCGGCCGGCTGCCCCGGGCGTTCGTCGAGACGGGCACGTTCCCCTACCAAGCTCGGCAGACCGGGCCGGCCGCAGTGCACGTCGCGCAGCGCGTCGCCAGCCTGCAACTTGGCGCATTCCCGGCAGCGCGCTCCACGGCGCTGGCGGCGGCGAGCGAGCTGTTCCCGTCGGCGCGGCCGTCGGTCGACATCCTCGACGCCGCCCTGACCGACGGCGGGCCGGTGCTCCACCCGGCGCTGGTCCTGCTGAACCTCGGCGGGATCGATCAAGGCCGGGATATCGATATGACGGCGAGCGCCCGGCGACTCGTGGACGCCGTCGACGCCGAGCGAGGGGCGGCTCGCGCCGGGTGGGGCTATTCGCCCGCCGCCTACGCGCTGGCCGCCAGCGACGGCGCCGTCGGTCTCGACGGGCCCGTGAGTCTCACCCACCGGTACGTCACCGAGGACGCGGCTCTCGGGCTGACACTCCTCGAGTCCGCGGCGCGGACGGTGCAAGCGGACAGTGGGGCGTGCAGCGGGCTCCTGCTGGTGTTCAGCGCGCTCCTGGGCCGTCCGCTGTCCGGCCGCGGTCGGGCCCTCGAGCATCTGGGTCTGGGCGACCTCGCCCTGCGGGAAATCCGGGAGGTCCTCCACGCGGGCTGGACCTCGTCCCTCTGGAGGCGGGTCGTCCGCTGA
- a CDS encoding xanthine dehydrogenase family protein molybdopterin-binding subunit: MSGLSVVGTSVPRRDGLDKVTGRTRYLHDLELPRMLYGKILRTRYPHARLLGIDASRAWRVPGIVAVLTGDEVEQQPFGYARDQLALKRGKVRCIRDEVAAVAAETQAAAEEAVAAIDVQYAELPGVFDPDVALRPGAPLVHDELGTNLTSLRYQFAHGDVDRAVQDAAAVVEGEYRVHFVTPACLGTMVAIADWDPQGRLTVWSTTQVPFVYQRELAAALGIGGDRVRVIQPPVGGNFGRGLDLYPIDVIAALLARRARRPVKLEFDRVEEFIACPTREPCRIRLRTAADAGGHILAREAHVTIDSGAYVSWGATTPYVMLGTVTGLYRCPSVRFDTTIVYTNNPYSGSMRGYGNLESTFAVESQMDELAVRLGLDRLEVRRRNVLNSGDVTPQGFEITSCAMRECLEAVAEDIGRQPPPLTPGWRRGIGYAAMFHVGGGARIYRSDGCGAILKLDDFGIVSLITGASEIGQGADTVLAMIVAETLGVPLERVEVVNADTTVKPWDVGVHASRTTFVAGNAARLAALKLRAELLALGAAQLEVPIERLELSDGWIAVRGEPSRRLPYERVARAGHLREGGRPLVAEAFYDPPTRMLDKDLRGNVSAAYGFAAQAVLLDVDETTGSIVVRRVASAHDVGRALNPPAAEGQIHGGIHMGLGYALSERLVVQDGQVLTTSFLDYAILRASDMPELIVRLIESVDAEGPFGAKGLGESGAIPVSAAVANALAQAIGIRFTELPVSAATVRAALQARGR, from the coding sequence GTGAGCGGGCTCAGCGTCGTCGGCACGTCGGTCCCCAGGCGCGACGGTCTCGACAAGGTCACCGGGCGCACCCGCTATCTGCACGACCTCGAGCTGCCCCGGATGCTGTACGGCAAGATCCTGCGAACCCGGTATCCCCACGCCCGCCTGCTCGGCATCGATGCCTCACGGGCCTGGCGTGTGCCCGGCATCGTGGCCGTCCTCACCGGCGACGAGGTCGAGCAGCAGCCCTTCGGCTATGCCCGGGACCAGCTGGCCCTCAAGCGGGGCAAAGTGCGGTGCATCCGTGACGAGGTGGCGGCGGTGGCGGCCGAGACGCAGGCGGCGGCCGAGGAGGCCGTCGCCGCGATCGACGTGCAGTACGCCGAGCTGCCCGGGGTCTTCGATCCCGACGTCGCGCTCCGGCCCGGGGCCCCCCTCGTCCACGATGAGCTCGGCACCAACCTCACGAGCCTGCGCTATCAGTTCGCCCACGGCGACGTGGATCGGGCCGTCCAGGACGCGGCGGCCGTGGTCGAAGGCGAGTACCGCGTGCATTTCGTCACGCCGGCATGCCTGGGCACGATGGTCGCCATCGCCGACTGGGACCCGCAGGGCCGGCTGACCGTGTGGTCCACCACGCAGGTGCCCTTTGTCTATCAGCGCGAGCTGGCCGCCGCGCTCGGCATCGGCGGAGACCGGGTGCGCGTGATCCAGCCGCCGGTGGGCGGCAACTTCGGCCGCGGCCTGGATCTCTATCCGATCGACGTGATCGCGGCGCTGCTCGCCCGGCGGGCCCGCCGGCCGGTGAAGCTGGAGTTCGACCGGGTCGAGGAGTTCATCGCCTGCCCCACCCGCGAACCCTGCCGCATCCGCCTGCGCACGGCGGCCGATGCCGGCGGCCACATCCTGGCCCGGGAGGCCCACGTCACCATCGACAGCGGCGCGTACGTCTCGTGGGGCGCGACGACACCGTACGTGATGCTCGGGACCGTGACCGGCCTCTACCGCTGTCCCAGCGTCCGCTTCGATACCACCATCGTGTACACGAACAATCCCTATTCCGGCTCCATGCGGGGCTACGGCAATCTGGAGTCGACCTTCGCGGTGGAGTCCCAGATGGACGAGCTGGCCGTCCGCCTGGGGCTGGATCGTCTCGAGGTGCGCCGGCGCAACGTGCTGAACTCCGGTGACGTGACGCCGCAGGGATTCGAGATCACGTCCTGTGCGATGCGGGAGTGCCTGGAGGCGGTGGCCGAGGACATCGGCAGGCAGCCGCCGCCCCTGACCCCCGGCTGGCGCCGGGGCATCGGCTACGCGGCCATGTTCCACGTGGGGGGCGGTGCCCGCATCTATCGCTCCGACGGGTGTGGGGCCATCCTCAAGCTCGACGATTTCGGCATCGTGTCGCTGATCACCGGCGCCAGCGAGATCGGGCAGGGGGCGGACACCGTGCTGGCCATGATCGTGGCCGAGACGCTGGGCGTGCCGCTGGAGCGCGTCGAGGTCGTCAACGCCGACACCACCGTCAAGCCGTGGGACGTGGGTGTGCATGCCAGCCGCACGACGTTCGTCGCCGGCAACGCGGCCCGCCTGGCCGCGCTCAAGCTGCGGGCCGAGCTGCTGGCCCTGGGCGCCGCCCAGCTGGAGGTCCCGATCGAGCGGCTGGAGCTCAGCGATGGCTGGATCGCGGTCAGGGGAGAGCCGAGCCGGCGATTGCCCTACGAGCGCGTGGCCCGGGCCGGGCACCTCCGCGAGGGGGGCCGCCCGCTCGTCGCGGAGGCGTTCTACGACCCGCCCACCCGGATGCTCGACAAGGATCTACGGGGCAACGTGTCGGCGGCGTACGGCTTCGCCGCCCAGGCGGTGTTGCTCGACGTCGACGAGACGACGGGCAGCATCGTCGTCCGCCGGGTCGCCTCGGCTCACGACGTGGGCCGGGCGCTGAATCCCCCGGCCGCCGAGGGCCAGATCCACGGCGGCATCCACATGGGGCTGGGCTACGCGCTGAGCGAACGGCTCGTCGTGCAGGACGGCCAGGTGCTGACGACGAGCTTCCTGGACTATGCGATCCTGCGCGCCAGCGACATGCCCGAGCTCATCGTCCGCCTCATCGAGAGCGTGGACGCCGAGGGCCCGTTCGGAGCCAAGGGGCTCGGCGAATCGGGCGCCATCCCCGTGTCGGCGGCGGTGGCCAACGCCCTCGCGCAGGCCATCGGCATCCGCTTCACCGAGCTGCCGGTGAGCGCGGCCACGGTGCGCGCCGCCCTGCAGGCGCGGGGCCGCTGA
- a CDS encoding alpha/beta fold hydrolase encodes MSASWLDPALYPFAPHWLEVDTGRLHYVDEGTGRPVVLVHGTPTWSFLYRDLILALRERVRCIAPDLPGFGLSDKPPGACYRPAEQARRLSGLIDALGLKDLTLVVHDFGGPIGLAHAIERPEQVRSLVLFNTWMWSFAGEPRIAWAGRVLGGPLGRVLYERWGFSVNVMFRYSLADRRRYTPAVHRHYASPLGPGQREATWVYARELLGSSAWYDTLWQRRARLARIPALLVWGLKDRAFASALPRWRTVFEQAEVVTLPDVGHAPPEERGPALAPLVVRFVEG; translated from the coding sequence GTGAGCGCGAGCTGGCTCGACCCCGCGCTCTACCCGTTCGCGCCGCACTGGCTCGAGGTCGACACCGGCCGGCTGCATTACGTCGACGAGGGCACGGGACGTCCGGTGGTGCTGGTCCACGGCACGCCGACGTGGTCCTTCCTCTACCGCGATCTCATTCTGGCGCTGCGCGAGCGCGTTCGGTGCATCGCCCCCGACCTGCCGGGCTTCGGCCTCAGCGACAAGCCTCCTGGCGCCTGCTACCGGCCGGCGGAACAGGCCCGTCGCCTGAGCGGGTTGATCGACGCGCTCGGGCTCAAGGACCTCACGCTGGTCGTGCACGACTTCGGTGGTCCCATCGGCCTGGCCCATGCCATCGAGCGTCCCGAGCAGGTGCGGAGCCTCGTGCTCTTCAACACCTGGATGTGGTCGTTCGCCGGCGAGCCACGGATCGCCTGGGCCGGCCGCGTGCTCGGAGGCCCGCTCGGCCGGGTGCTCTACGAGCGCTGGGGCTTCTCGGTCAACGTCATGTTCCGGTACAGCCTGGCCGACCGGCGCCGCTACACGCCGGCCGTGCACCGGCATTACGCGTCCCCGCTGGGGCCCGGACAGCGGGAAGCCACCTGGGTGTATGCGCGCGAGCTGCTGGGGTCGAGCGCGTGGTATGACACGCTCTGGCAGCGGCGAGCCCGGCTGGCCAGAATCCCGGCCCTGCTCGTGTGGGGATTGAAGGATCGGGCGTTCGCCAGCGCGCTGCCGCGGTGGCGGACGGTGTTCGAGCAGGCCGAGGTGGTGACGCTGCCGGATGTCGGCCACGCGCCGCCCGAGGAGCGGGGTCCCGCGCTGGCCCCGCTCGTTGTCCGCTTCGTCGAGGGCTAG